The Calliphora vicina chromosome 3, idCalVici1.1, whole genome shotgun sequence genome contains a region encoding:
- the RhoGAP68F gene encoding rho GTPase-activating protein 68F isoform X1: MDHRNMNISRLPGPAINPLVENSDEPQPSLSDLHDFEPKLEFDDTELLATPIAPQNDVMDDDFVVTEDCNSEPEDIVNPLEDDFEDQLREETENFSISPKRTNCDFLGTDKQGRHIFAIYASRFPEKSQMEIFIRDVIKEIEPFVENDYILVYFHQGLKEDNKPSAQFLWNSYKELDRNFRKNLKNLYVVHPTWFIRVIWNFFSPFISEKFRKKLVYISSLDELRQALGLSKLKLPDNICDLDDRLNHNRKYAPSSNNNISTSHMAKTTQFGVTLKFIVTNSPCLNSIPPIVRKCVDSLSITGMIDTEGIFRRSGNHSEIIALKDRVNRGEDVDLKEVNVHVIAGLLKSFLRDLTEPLLTFELYDEITSFLEWPKEDRSRNVTMLIRERLPEENYELFKYIVEFLVRVMECEDLNKMTSSNLAIVFGPNFLWSGKNTTSLDEIAPINAFVDFVLQNHRDIYLVDINQRPTPIG, from the exons ATGGATCACAGGAATATGAATATATCACGTCTTCCAG GACCTGCTATAAATCCACTAGTAGAAAATTCAGATGAGCCACAGCCCAGTCTATCGGACTTGCATGATTTTGAACCAAAACTCGAGTTCGATGATACAGAGTTGTTAGCAACCCCAATTGCACCACAAA ATGATGTTATGGATGATGATTTTGTGGTAACTGAAG ATTGCAATTCAGAACCAGAGGATATAGTTAATCCTTTGGAAGATGACTTCGAAGATCAATTGAGAGAAGAAACTGAAAATTTCAGTATTTCTCCTAAACGtacaaattgtgattttttggGTACCGATAAACAAGGACGTcatatatttgctatatacgcTTCAAGATTTCCAGAGAAATCACAAATGGAAATATTCATAAG GGATGTTATTAAAGAAATCGAACCATTTGTTGAAAACGATTATATATTAGTGTATTTCCATCAAGGCTTGAAGGAGGATAACAAACCCTCCGCCCAATTTCTTTGGAACTCCTATAAAGAACTTGATAGAAATTTtcgcaaaaatctaaaaaatctatATGTGGTTCATCCAACTTGGTTTATACGTGTCATATGGAACTTCTTTAGTCCCTTCATCAGCGAGAAGTTCCGCAAAAAGTTGGTCTACATATCAAGTTTAGATGAGCTACGTCAAGCTTTGGGTCTGTCGAAGCTTAAGCTACCTGATAATATTTGTGATCTAGATGATCGTCTAAATCACAATCGCAAATACGCTCCCAGCAGTAACAACAACATCAGTACATCACACATGGCAAAAACAACACAATTTGGGGTGACCCTTAAATTTATAGTTACTAACAGTCCATGCTTGAATTCCATACCACCAATTGTACGCAAATGTGTTGACTCTCTATCCATAACTGGTATGATCGATACTGAGGGTATATTCCGTCGTTCTGGCAATCATAGTGAAATCATTGCCCTCAAAGATCGTGTTAATCGCGGCGAAGATGTAGATCTTAAAGAAGTTAATGTACATGTTATAGCTGGcctattaaaaagttttcttcgtGATCTTACTGAGCCCTTGTTGACATTTGAACTTTATGATGAAATAACCAGTTTCTTGG aaTGGCCTAAAGAGGATAGATCCCGCAATGTTACCATGTTAATACGTGAAAGATTACCTGAAGAAAACTATGAATTATTCAAATATATTGTAGAGTTCTTAGTAAGA GTTATGGAATGTGAAGATCTCAATAAGATGACTTCATCCAATTTGGCCATAGTGTTTGGTCCAAACTTTTTATGGTCTGGTAAAAATACAACATCACTTGATGAAATTGCACCCATAAATGCGtttgtagattttgttttacaaaaccaCAGGGACATTTACTTGGTTGATATCAATCAACGCCCAACACCTATTGGCTAA
- the RhoGAP68F gene encoding rho GTPase-activating protein 68F isoform X2, giving the protein MDDDFVVTEDCNSEPEDIVNPLEDDFEDQLREETENFSISPKRTNCDFLGTDKQGRHIFAIYASRFPEKSQMEIFIRDVIKEIEPFVENDYILVYFHQGLKEDNKPSAQFLWNSYKELDRNFRKNLKNLYVVHPTWFIRVIWNFFSPFISEKFRKKLVYISSLDELRQALGLSKLKLPDNICDLDDRLNHNRKYAPSSNNNISTSHMAKTTQFGVTLKFIVTNSPCLNSIPPIVRKCVDSLSITGMIDTEGIFRRSGNHSEIIALKDRVNRGEDVDLKEVNVHVIAGLLKSFLRDLTEPLLTFELYDEITSFLEWPKEDRSRNVTMLIRERLPEENYELFKYIVEFLVRVMECEDLNKMTSSNLAIVFGPNFLWSGKNTTSLDEIAPINAFVDFVLQNHRDIYLVDINQRPTPIG; this is encoded by the exons ATGGATGATGATTTTGTGGTAACTGAAG ATTGCAATTCAGAACCAGAGGATATAGTTAATCCTTTGGAAGATGACTTCGAAGATCAATTGAGAGAAGAAACTGAAAATTTCAGTATTTCTCCTAAACGtacaaattgtgattttttggGTACCGATAAACAAGGACGTcatatatttgctatatacgcTTCAAGATTTCCAGAGAAATCACAAATGGAAATATTCATAAG GGATGTTATTAAAGAAATCGAACCATTTGTTGAAAACGATTATATATTAGTGTATTTCCATCAAGGCTTGAAGGAGGATAACAAACCCTCCGCCCAATTTCTTTGGAACTCCTATAAAGAACTTGATAGAAATTTtcgcaaaaatctaaaaaatctatATGTGGTTCATCCAACTTGGTTTATACGTGTCATATGGAACTTCTTTAGTCCCTTCATCAGCGAGAAGTTCCGCAAAAAGTTGGTCTACATATCAAGTTTAGATGAGCTACGTCAAGCTTTGGGTCTGTCGAAGCTTAAGCTACCTGATAATATTTGTGATCTAGATGATCGTCTAAATCACAATCGCAAATACGCTCCCAGCAGTAACAACAACATCAGTACATCACACATGGCAAAAACAACACAATTTGGGGTGACCCTTAAATTTATAGTTACTAACAGTCCATGCTTGAATTCCATACCACCAATTGTACGCAAATGTGTTGACTCTCTATCCATAACTGGTATGATCGATACTGAGGGTATATTCCGTCGTTCTGGCAATCATAGTGAAATCATTGCCCTCAAAGATCGTGTTAATCGCGGCGAAGATGTAGATCTTAAAGAAGTTAATGTACATGTTATAGCTGGcctattaaaaagttttcttcgtGATCTTACTGAGCCCTTGTTGACATTTGAACTTTATGATGAAATAACCAGTTTCTTGG aaTGGCCTAAAGAGGATAGATCCCGCAATGTTACCATGTTAATACGTGAAAGATTACCTGAAGAAAACTATGAATTATTCAAATATATTGTAGAGTTCTTAGTAAGA GTTATGGAATGTGAAGATCTCAATAAGATGACTTCATCCAATTTGGCCATAGTGTTTGGTCCAAACTTTTTATGGTCTGGTAAAAATACAACATCACTTGATGAAATTGCACCCATAAATGCGtttgtagattttgttttacaaaaccaCAGGGACATTTACTTGGTTGATATCAATCAACGCCCAACACCTATTGGCTAA
- the eIF3l gene encoding eukaryotic translation initiation factor 3 subunit L, whose protein sequence is MYSGEEFATTEYYDEYAHTGDPQLDLEYERNYYRMPDNVKYFLINFCQAVKEGVLFDIQNMYENTFPQISDHHFDKSAWPEEEEVATLVDNDKVFLILYKELYYRHIHARIPGGPKLEQRIHSFFNYCDFFNLIISSQSPVALELPDIWLWELVDEFVYQFQNFAQYRARLTDKTQEEIHQLCVNHSNVWSILCILNVLHSLVDISNIKKQLEAISQGNDPQTVAGEFGELSFYKMLGYFSLVGLLRVHSLLGDYYQAIKVLEPIEIHKKSQYSHIPACQISTSYYVGFAYMMMRRYADAIRTFSDILLYIQRTKQLYSTRSYQNDQINKQAEQMYHLLAICLVLHPQCIDESIQQVLREKNYHDAMYKMQCGDLEVFKSFFLFSCPRFVSPCPPAADAPMEDYVKDPMEHQLQVFMDEVRQQADLPTTRSYLKLYTTLPLAKLASFIDSNASEEDVSKLLIRLLCFKHKMRNLVWTKGSSGLEGKFKSGSELDFYIDDDMIHIADTKVSHRYGDFFVRKILKFNDLNRKLKNINI, encoded by the exons atgtacaGTGGAGAAGAATTTGCGACTACG GAGTACTATGATGAGTATGCTCATACTGGTGATCCACAATTGGATTTGGAATATGAACGTAACTATTATCGCATGCCGGATAATGTTAAATATTTCCTTATCAACTTTTGCCAAGCAGTTAAGGAAGGTGTCTTGTTTGACATCCAGAATATGTACGAGAACACTTTCCCACAAATAAGTGATCATCATTTTGATAAGAGTGCTTGGCCTGAAGAGGAAGAAGTTGCCACCTTGGTCGACAACGACAAAGTGTTCTTGATTTTGTACAAAGAATTGTACTATCGTCATATTCATGCACGCATTCCCGGTGGTCCCAAGTTGGAGCAACGCATCCATTCATTTTTCAATTATTGTGATTTCttcaatttaattatttcatcTCAAAGTCCTGTAGCGTTGGAATTACCCGACATTTGGTTGTGGGAATTGGTTGATGAATTTGTTTATCAATTCCAAAACTTTGCTCAATACAG AGCTCGCTTAACAGACAAGACCCAAGAAGAAATTCATCAATTGTGTGTTAATCACAGCAATGTCTGGAGTATTTTATGTATTCTCAATGTTCTCCACTCTTTGGTTGACATTTCCAATATCAAAAAACAATTGGAAGCTATTTCTCAGGGAAATGATCCACAAACTGTTGCTGGAGAATTTGGTGAATTGTCCTTCTACAAAATGTTGGGCTACTTCTCTTTGGTGGGCTTATTACGTGTCCACTCTTTGTTGGGTGATTACTATCAGGCCATTAAAGTTTTGGAGCCTATTGAAATCCACAAAAAATCACAATATTCGCATATTCCTGCATGCCAGATTTCTACATCTTACTATGTGGGCTTTGCCTATATGATGATGCGTCGTTATGCTGATGCCATCCGCACTTTCTCGGACATTCTTTTATACATCCAACGCACAAAGCAGTTGTACAGCACACGCTCCTATCAAAACGATCAAATCAATAAGCAAGCCGAACAAATGTACCATTTGTTGGCAATTTGCTTGGTCTTGCATCCACAATGCATTGATGAATCCATCCAACAGGTGTTGCGTGAAAAGAACTATCATGATGCCATGTACAAAATGCAATGTGGTGACTTAGAGGTATTTAAATCATTCTTCTTGTTCTCCTGTCCCCGATTTGTCAGCCCTTGTCCACCTGCTGCTGATGCCCCCATGGAGGATTATGTTAAAGATCCCATGGAACATCAATTACAAGTATTCATGGATGAAGTTAGACAACAAGCTGATTTGCCTACCACCCGCTCTTATTTGAAACTTTATACCACCTTGCCATTGGCTAAGTTGGCTTCATTCATTGATTCCAATGCCAGTGAAGAAGATGTTTCAAAATTGTTGATCCGTTTGTTGTGCTTCAAACACAAGATGCGTAATTTAGTTTGGACTAAGGGATCCAGTGGTTTGGAGGGTAAATTCAAATCTGGCTCAGAG TTGGATTTCTATATTGATGATGACATGATTCATATTGCTGACACCAAGGTATCACATCGTTACGGCGACTTCTTCGTgcgcaaaattttgaaattcaatgATTTAAATcgcaaattgaaaaatattaatatttaa